A region of Maridesulfovibrio sp. DNA encodes the following proteins:
- a CDS encoding zinc finger domain-containing protein — translation MRKNEFRCGTCKRLLAIGTGNLSIKCPRCGAMNHLRATSTKEESHRASLGVPNEGRQPIQRSRSN, via the coding sequence ATGAGAAAAAACGAATTCAGATGCGGAACATGTAAAAGGCTGCTGGCCATCGGCACAGGCAACCTTTCAATTAAATGCCCCAGATGTGGGGCAATGAATCACCTGAGAGCCACGAGCACCAAAGAAGAAAGCCATAGAGCCTCGTTAGGAGTACCTAATGAAGGTAGGCAGCCTATTCAGCGGAGTCGGTCTAACTGA
- a CDS encoding DNA (cytosine-5-)-methyltransferase — protein MKVGSLFSGVGLTDFGLELAGFEHAWFCEIEPYAQDILAKRWPGRTIYKDIKELDGNEVEKVDLLSGGFPCQDVSCGGKRKGITKETRSGLWYEYARIIRQVQPKYVLIENVPGLRSKGFEIVLKELAAIGYDAEWIVLSAAQFGAPHLRERLFIVAYPHSAGDDDPTGPRRIFTEERINAHDFQLDSEACWNNIQVNRTSPESICEAYPGPVIHRMDDGHTDWLDRLKALGNGITPQQAHFVGSLIMDHSFNMLNLLKN, from the coding sequence ATGAAGGTAGGCAGCCTATTCAGCGGAGTCGGTCTAACTGACTTCGGTCTGGAACTGGCCGGGTTCGAGCACGCCTGGTTCTGCGAGATAGAACCATACGCACAAGACATACTCGCCAAGAGATGGCCCGGAAGAACAATCTATAAGGATATAAAGGAGCTTGATGGAAATGAAGTTGAAAAAGTCGACCTGCTCTCAGGTGGGTTCCCATGTCAGGACGTCTCCTGCGGCGGCAAGCGCAAAGGGATCACGAAAGAAACCCGCTCTGGACTCTGGTACGAATATGCCCGTATTATTCGCCAAGTTCAGCCGAAATACGTACTCATTGAGAATGTACCCGGACTCCGTTCCAAAGGGTTTGAAATTGTCCTCAAAGAGCTAGCCGCGATCGGGTATGATGCTGAATGGATCGTGTTATCTGCTGCCCAGTTTGGTGCGCCGCATCTCCGTGAAAGGCTGTTCATTGTTGCCTACCCCCACAGTGCAGGGGATGACGACCCAACTGGCCCACGGCGGATATTTACGGAAGAACGAATCAATGCGCACGACTTCCAACTTGATTCCGAGGCTTGCTGGAATAATATACAAGTTAACCGGACCTCGCCCGAAAGCATTTGCGAAGCATATCCCGGACCCGTCATTCATCGAATGGATGATGGGCATACCGACTGGCTGGACCGACTCAAAGCACTCGGCAACGGCATCACACCACAGCAAGCGCATTTTGTCGGCAGTTTGATCATGGATCACAGTTTTAACATGTTGAATTTGCTGAAGAATTAA